Sequence from the Rutidosis leptorrhynchoides isolate AG116_Rl617_1_P2 chromosome 3, CSIRO_AGI_Rlap_v1, whole genome shotgun sequence genome:
tcattttctcagatctGAGTTTTGTTAGAATAGTATTGTATAAAAAAGTCTTCCCAGTCCCGCCTGGGCCATATAAGAAATAGAGCCCGCCTTCCTGATTTGTTACAGCTTTGATTAGCCGTTCATATAGTGTGAGTTGTTCAGGGTTAAGAGACCTGAATAGGTTGTCATGCAAGGTCTTCATTTCCTTGATGTTGTAATTTAACTCTTCTCGGATCAAGCGATTGTCCAGTTGGGTTAGCAGAGATGGGTCAGGCTGTGGCAGAGTCAGGAAATCAGAGAGTGACTTCCCGTGTTTCCCTGTATTTCTACCAAACAGCAATTTTTAATCTGAGAATCGGTTAGGGTCAAATCTGGGAAGTTGAAGATTTGTCTTTTTTTATGAAGAATGTCGTCGGCTAAATCTTCCCAGTGTTGTTCGCATAGTGCTAGTGGGTTAGTTATGTTGCAAAAGAGTAACATGGTTACAAATAAATCGCGAAGTTGTGCACCTGAAGCCCAGAGTTTTGCTTCAGAAATAGCTTATGTCCATTCCTGATCATCGTGGAGTAAACCATATGCGAAGCAAGCGTCTTTGAATGTGGGGTGTAACGTGCTGTCAACTGTACGGAGTTCTTCAAATGAGCGTGGTCCCTTTACAATGTTTAATAACATTCTTAGATAGTAACGTTCACCTAACGCTGGATTAGAATAGACAATATGACCAATTGAGGGTCTCAGCTTTCTGGGCGCCCATTCTTTTGCATCATTATTCCAGACATACTATTTAGGGATCTTTGAGTATGTAAGGCTCCGTGCTTTTAGATCTTGTTTGTTAAGTTCAAACCATTGGGTGAACATGGTTTCTTTGATGCTTGGCCTTTGAAGCAGGGCCGAAAGATGTTGCGAATCATGTAGAGTGAGTGACTGTTGGTTTGGTAGATGATATGATAGCTTAATCACAGATGGCTTAGAGAAGTGGATGTCGTAAGAAAATAATCTCCAAGCAGCCTCACACGGAGATAAATAACGGCAATCCAAATAATTCTTGATTTCATCAACGTCAATAATTTTTTCCGGAATGTGTGCTGAGTTATGTGTGGGTAGTACGTTTTCCTGTATCACGATTGTAGCTCGGTCCGGTCCTTTATTTAAGTATTTGAATAAATACTTAATCGCGCGAGATCTATTGCACCACTCGACATTTATATGTGCGTTGTATCTGATCAACAGATATCTGTTGTAAGGAACGACAAAGCTATTGTCAAGTGTGCTTTTACCTTTAGTAACATTGACACCGTTGTTGCGACATCTGTAGTTAGCGTACCCGTCTTCATCGATTGTGGTTTCGGCATAATATGGCTTAGGGAAATGCTTTGAACATCGGTTATCAATCATACATGGGGCATCCTTGTGTTTACGACCGTAAGGGCCGTGTAACATGTACTCGGTGACAGCCTTGTATCCTTCGGGATCGTGTGCCTCGTTAGGAATTTCGGCCGATATGAGATCGTTGATGTCTTAGGGCGTCTTGCATTTGTATGCACGTGTCAACCAGATTAAGATATGGACATGCGGTAGCCCACGTTTTTGGAACTCAATAATATGTATACCTGCCAGTAGACAATTCATGGGTCATTATAGTAGCATATGTGTTATTACAAAGTTGGGACAATCATATTACAATAGGCATTACTTTCAAAATTTACAAATAATTATTTCAATCCAGTATGTTGTAGGCAAGGTGGACAATTTTAGGGATTATTTATCTCCAATGTTAGAACTTATGGTCACCCTTATACATGTGCAggtttttaaataatttttaaACTAATAAGTATGATTCAAGTATTATCTAATAACTGGAATTTTGACAAATACACAAAATATATGGACCTGCGAGTAGACAATTCAAGGGTCATTAACATAAATAACTTCTCATTTCCCGTTTCTTATTATTCATGTAAGTAGATTATAAAAAAACACGTATTTAATGAATCAACGGACATTTTCTTGAAGTCGTATTGCAGGAAAATTAAAGGTGATTTGGGAGGGCAAAAATTGCATAAAGTATAGGTTCTATGCTTCTTAAATGCTACTTCATTAAGTACTCTTCTTTAATTAGCTAatttatttatattcatatataaacatatatacattTAATGGCATATACGTTAGGAAAAATTATATTATACAATAAAATAAATTTGATCATGGTGCAGGCAGTTTAGACGTGTGTAGTTATAGCATGTATCATCTACGGCAGAAAGAATCGGTTAACTACTCCAGTACCGTAGGTAAATAGGTAAAGAATTCGGAGGGTGTGGCTAACCTGTAAATCAGTTATGCACATGTTGATGCTAAAATTTGGGAATGATGTGTATATAATACCTGCTTCGCATGTCCCGAAGATGTTTCCTTTCATTATATCGTTCATGAGGTTGTCCAGCTTctgcttgaagattctggctacaaTTTCAGGACAGTCGGTTGCTCGTTGGCCCTCGATAAAGCATAACATACCTTCTATTTCAGGCCATTTAGGGTTAGAAGTGAAGGTGATGAATAAGTCTGGGTTATCGAATTCGCGACACAAAGCCATAGCATCTTGATAATTTTGAAGCATGTAGCGTGGACTGCCTGTATGAGACGATGGTAAAATTATTCGTTTTTTAATTGAAGCGGCTTTGGTGTTGCCCCTTGTTACAGCATCGCATACATTGTTGTATAGATCAGTGTGCAGCTCGTTTTAGTGATTTCTGAGATACTTTAGACGTTGTTCTTCGACTTCTGTATAAGCATCAACCAAATAGTGTTGGAATAACTGTCCACCCCTTAGGAGGGTTGTACCTTCGTTTTCCTGTTGCTGAATTCTGTAGCAGTAAAATTCTCGCATGGTGATGTAACCCCGCGAAGTTTTCCTTCTTCCACTGTTACAATGGTagggtatgttttcatgatacccgATTTCACCGTATGGGAAGAGTAGTGGGTACTGTAACGCCATATATAATTGATGAAGCTCAGAGATTCTCTGGGGTGTGCAGTTATGTTGTTGTACAATAATATCATGTGTTGAATTACAGTGGCCAAAGTCGCTAGTGATAAGAGCTGCCACCTCACCAACGTTTGGTGCATTATACTGGCGGGAGTTTAATATTTTTGCAATCAATCGAAGTGCACAGTCGGCCGATCTATTGTTAATGGCCCAATCTCATGCCATACGAAATGCCTGTGTGACTGCACTAAATTGATCAAGCATTGCAATCAAGTTGTTAGTTAAGGTTTCGTCTACCATCTCTCTTGAATCACTACCTAAAAAAGCCGACATGCGGTTTGCAGCCTCATTTTGTGTGTCATAAAAGTATAGCTGCGCATACCTCAGTGAGCCTCCATCCTCCGGTAAGAGTGAACCAATCTTTTGATATGTATGACCGCTTATTCTAAATGTGTATGGGGTGCGGCCCCGGTTGATGATGTGGTCAATGCGTGCTCCGAAAGATGTGAATGAAAACATGCTGTTATAAACCCTTATTTTCTCTCGAAATCTTGCTGTTGATGTGTCAGTATaatcaagtaatatccttaagagCGGAGGTGGGGGCTTGAGTTTTGGCAGGAGTATTTTCCCATTTTGGCAGCAAATAGAGAAGGTTGGTTTTTTGGTAAGTTTTGGTTTATTGTTCCTCTCATCATACCATATAGTTGCGTTACAAGTAGGACACCTGAATGCCGGAGGTCCTTGATTATGATATTCAACATTGATACCTGGCCAAGTCGTAACAGTTAAGCGTTAATATgacataaataatttttgaacaaaAGTAATTTTTTTTCACATGTTGGCCAACACGACAATGAAAAATCCTCACTGCAATCCCATTCATAAATAAATACCAGTTATTCAATAGTGGATGTCGGAAGTCGTTACCTGAAGAGTTGGCTGCGCGCCTTTGGATGGCATTTTTGCTATGATCTGAGTGGGACCATATCGTGTCTGCAATATTAAAACTGTGTGTTAAAACAGTGTGACAGTTTGCATGAAAGGTACATTATTTAATAATCTGCTTACTTTTTGATCCGGGCGCCTCACGACAGTTTACACGTGCAGGGGTATCATCTGTGGAGATAATTACATTGTAAGTCTAGTTGATTGGCTGAATCTAATGTTAATGCAAATACGCGTACAGGTACGTTATTGATCGATTTGGTAGGACGGTGATCTGGTAGGATGTAGTTACCGAATGATACTGGAGAACTTGGACCAATGAGTTTGAGGCCGACAAACTGGTGTGTGTCGGTATTGCTTGTTGAATTTCTAGAATGTATCATGATTGAATGCCCTAGCATGTTTGTGAAAACGGGGATCTCTGTATTGAGAGTTGTTCCTGCACAATAGTGTGTTCTGAGAGTAAATGTGTGGCATGTTAAATCTACAATTATAATATGGTGGTAGGAATAAAGGTGAACCTGAGCTGTTGGTGCACGTGTCATTTATCATGAGCCCATGGTACGTTTATCGTTCCCCATAACGCGTGAGTGTCGTTGATGAGTATATTGATATAGGGCCATTTAGGAATTGTTACATGCATATGCTGCTCCGACCTTTTGCAATTTAAGGAAAGAAAGGTGAAACCCATGGAATGTTAGTAAATATATTCAACACTTGAGAATGACAGTCATACCTGAGTAGATATTCATAGAAGTGGTGGCTTTTTCAGTTGTAGACATTGCAAGGTGAGGAGATACAACTTGCCTGAACTACATTTATAGTGGCACATAACTTGTATAGGTGGTAGAGCAAAGGGTCCAGAAGTGGAAGTTCAAAGGCCTGGAAAATTAATATagatagttaatatatatatacaaacatacattgattcatatatatatatatatatatatatatatatatatatatatatatatatatatatatatatatatatatatatatatatatacatacgcatatatatatatatatatatatatatatatatatatatatatatatatatatatatatacatacgcatatatatatatatatgcacccaTATACATATATCTGTGTATATGCATACAtacacatgtatatatgtatatatatgtatacatatacatatgtatgtatatatatatatatatatatatatatacatacatacatacataaacggATACACATATAGGCAGGAATGTTTAGGAAAGCCTTTATGTTGGGTGGCTCTGAAATATGTGTTATTAGTCTCTACTTTATATGCAATTAGGGTTACGTGTACCAGCTTGACTGAAACATAGGTGAATGGGTTAAAATTGCCATATTTATGTCACACAATATCATTGTAAAGCTTTAGTTAGGAAAGGAATATAGTCAAAGGTTGGTCGTAGTTTATTTTAACTCGTTAAAAGGGTTTAAGGCGATATGCTCACCAAATCAAGAGATCATGTACAATTCTGGAAGCGTAACTGTTAATAGTACCTTGTGGGTGATCTAGATATAATCGGATGACTGAAATTCACCGTATGAATCTAATTCACTCCTTATCTCCTTTGTTTTATTACATCTTTTTTCTAGAACCTGATACACACATATGAAATATCACATTTCACAGCACTGGGCAAACATATCTTTTTACTGAAGAAATTAATTGAATGTGTTATGAGCATTTGGGATAAAAGATAAAAACATTCTATACCAATCATAAAATGATAATGACAAACGTAAATCGAATAACAAATATAGTTACGCTAGATGATGTAATTGAAAGATCtccaaaaattaaaaaaaaattaaaaaagtaaCAGTCAATAAAATTTGCTCGATATCAGCATCTACATCTACATATAGATTAGTTTTTAATATTATCGTGAAATGGAACTTATATAAATAGAGGAAAAAGCAGGCTACATACATGATAACTCTAACAATGATTCATTGTTTTTTACCCTTTCCATCTCATGACATAATATATATTCTCCACGGACTGCATAATTTGCATCCCCACTATCAGTCGTATGTAAGCCGCAAATTTCCCCACAGGAGCAACAATGCCGCAGAAATCACGTGGTAACGGTGCCTAATAATACATATAAAGCAACCGACAAAATTAGTAGACATTTATACAGCAGCAGCAGGAAAGATAACAAATGACAGCCAAATGGTTTGCAAGCAAAGAGAGAAAGTGATATTTACCTGCTAGGAAATGTTTACAACGGACTAACAATAGATGATGCATACCAAACCCACAGTTTCAACATAAAGTACCAAGTATAAAAATGAAACTGATTCAGTGGATATTAAATTACCAACATGAGTAAAacaataaatattaaacattttagaAACATAAGTAGATGTGTTGGAACAGAAATGTATCCATAAGACCAAAACCAGGGGCTATATTATTGTAGATAGTTTCGAAAACCAAAACAAAAAACCAAAATTCAAATTGTTCGGGAATGCATATTCAAAAACAAAAGCCCTAATATTGGGCAACAAATATAACTCAGCATAACTATAATTAAATAGTTTGAGTTATTTATCTTTAAGCCTTGAAAACATCCTATGGATCAGATGCCTCAGCCGTATCGCTCTTCTCTTCGCCTGCTTTTTCACTTTCCTCTTCTGAGTCACTGGTTACAATGAACCTATAATATTTGAAAATGTTGCAGGCAATAAGTAGGATAACGTTGGGAATGGCCAGGGATTTACATACTAAGTTAAAGTAGTTAAGAGCTTACTTGCATCGGTTTGTGCGTTCTAAATCTTTACTCGGAGTCGAAACAGCAATGTTTCTCTTTTTCCCTGCTGTTGTGGAGCCTGACCCGGTGATTTCTTTGTCGAGGTTTGCAGTGATTGTTGGTGCAAGGGGATGGTCTGCCTGTGTGGGTGGTGGAGTCTCGGGAACGACCTCATTTGTGTAGACTTTTATGCAATTGAAGCTTTCAAATATACCGTGGTTGTAGTATGAGTGTGCCTTCAACAATAGTACCTGCTTGGTGTGAATGAGGTTGGCCAGCGCGTTGGGTAATA
This genomic interval carries:
- the LOC139902139 gene encoding uncharacterized protein encodes the protein MALQYPLLFPYGEIGYHENIPYHCNSGRRKTSRGYITMREFYCYRIQQQENEGSPRYMLQNYQDAMALCREFDNPDLFITFTSNPKWPEIEGMLCFIEGQRATDCPEIVARIFKQKLDNLMNDIMKGNIFGTCEADINDLISAEIPNEAHDPEGYKAVTEYMLHGPYGRKHKDAPCMIDNRCSKHFPKPYYAETTIDEDGYANYRCRNNGVNVTKGKSTLDNSFVVPYNRYLLIRYNAHINVEWCNRSRAIKYLFKYLNKGPDRATIVIQENVLPTHNSAHIPEKIIDVDEIKNYLDCRYLSPCEAAWRLFSYDIHFSKPSVIKLSYHLPNQQSLTLHDSQHLSALLQRPSIKETMFTQWDHAHLKNSVQLTARYTPHSKTLASHMVYSTMIRNGHKLFLKQNSGLQPDPSLLTQLDNRLIREELNYNIKEMKTLHDNLFRSLNPEQLTLYERLIKAVTNQEGGLYFLYGPGGTGKTFLYNTILTKLRSEKMIVLAVASWC